A genomic segment from Spinacia oleracea cultivar Varoflay chromosome 3, BTI_SOV_V1, whole genome shotgun sequence encodes:
- the LOC130469496 gene encoding cell wall / vacuolar inhibitor of fructosidase 1-like — MERSSQALVFLSFVSQLIILVHAQNTTLITQICNQTPNNNLCVSTLNSDPNTLNANDTRDLAIIMVIHTNDMATKTQNHIVGLLRNRAIEGTMRQLLGKCYRMYFMITKDRLIETVNSLSAKNYALARDMMKDVQTSIDNCEGSFNEIVKSPISADNKAASDLSLVAYAIVSYISNHNVT; from the coding sequence ATGGAGAGGAGTAGTCAAGCACTAGTTTTCTTGAGCTTTGTTTCCCAACTTATAATTCTAGTACATGCTCAAAACACTACCCTGATCACCCAAATATGCAATCAAACACCCAACAACAACCTATGTGTTTCAACATTAAACTCagaccctaacactcttaacgCAAATGATACGAGAGATTTAGCCATCATCATGGTGATCCATACAAATGATATGGCTACCAAAACTCAGAATCACATCGTTGGTCTTTTACGAAACCGCGCAATCGAGGGAACAATGAGGCAACTCCTTGGCAAGTGTTATCGTATGTATTTCATGATCACTAAAGATCGTCTTATAGAAACCGTAAATAGTTTGTCAGCCAAAAACTATGCTTTAGCTCGAGATATGATGAAAGATGTGCAAACTAGTATCGACAATTGTGAGGGGAGTTTCAACGAAATTGTCAAGTCACCCATATCTGCTGATAACAAGGCTGCGTCTGACCTTTCTTTAGTTGCTTATGCTATTGTTTCTTACATAAGTAACCATAATGTAACATAA